One genomic region from Streptomyces sp. NBC_00457 encodes:
- a CDS encoding phosphatase PAP2 family protein produces the protein MPHAETLGTEAALRPRLRWWTELPLIVLVYACYSAGRLLVGGDVSKAVDHGLAILKIEKVLHLNAEHPLNRLFTREPWIGVPADFWYASLHYAVTPAILIWLFRSRSRHYRAARTWLMTSTFIGLIGFTLMPTCPPRLLDASYGFVDTMAQYSSYGWWGGDASAPKGLGGLTNQYAAMPSLHCGWALWCGVILWRYGGTRLTKVAAVVYPLVTTIVVMGTANHYFLDAVAGAAVMGAGFLLTPYVLRVAGLVRNRLAARVAPVTAGTVDAPASIVSGGCQTSTGERLPRQRESRFGSGAEPSAAPQDAGDSTPAPAR, from the coding sequence ATGCCGCACGCCGAAACGCTGGGCACCGAGGCAGCCCTACGGCCCCGCCTGCGCTGGTGGACCGAACTGCCGCTGATTGTGCTGGTGTACGCCTGCTACTCCGCCGGCCGGCTGCTCGTCGGGGGCGATGTCTCCAAGGCCGTCGATCACGGCCTGGCGATCCTGAAGATCGAGAAGGTCCTCCATCTCAACGCGGAGCATCCCCTCAACCGCCTGTTCACCCGCGAGCCCTGGATCGGCGTCCCGGCCGACTTCTGGTACGCGTCGCTGCACTACGCCGTCACGCCCGCGATCCTGATCTGGCTCTTCCGGTCCCGGTCCCGGCACTACCGAGCGGCTCGCACCTGGCTGATGACGTCCACCTTCATCGGCCTGATCGGCTTCACGCTGATGCCGACCTGCCCGCCCCGTCTGCTCGACGCGAGCTACGGCTTCGTGGACACGATGGCCCAGTACAGCTCGTACGGCTGGTGGGGCGGCGACGCGAGCGCGCCGAAGGGGCTGGGCGGCCTGACCAACCAGTACGCGGCGATGCCGAGTCTGCACTGCGGCTGGGCGCTGTGGTGCGGCGTGATCCTCTGGCGGTACGGCGGGACGCGTCTGACCAAGGTCGCCGCCGTCGTCTACCCGCTGGTGACGACGATCGTGGTGATGGGCACCGCGAACCACTACTTCCTCGACGCGGTCGCGGGGGCGGCCGTGATGGGCGCCGGGTTCCTGCTGACGCCGTACGTGTTGCGGGTCGCCGGCCTCGTCCGGAACCGGCTGGCGGCACGGGTCGCGCCCGTTACAGCGGGCACTGTCGACGCACCGGCCTCAATTGTCAGTGGCGGATGCCAGACTTCCACGGGTGAGCGACTTCCACGGCAGCGCGAGTCCCGGTTCGGATCCGGAGCCGAGCCGAGTGCCGCCCCCCAGGACGCGGGGGACAGCACTCCGGCACCGGCTCGCTGA
- a CDS encoding spermidine synthase translates to MGKSRNSRRRGVGDAAVVEAVDGGLAELIPDRDRSRGWTLLIDGAPQSYVDLDDPAHLSFEYQRRLGHVVDLVAPPGSPVHVVHLGGGALTLARYVAATRPRSTQQVVERDATLVQLVRRQLPLEPGARIRVRSVDAREGLAKVPDGWADLIVADVYSGARTPAHLTSTEFLDEVRRALRPGGWYAANLADGPPLTHLRGQIATASARFAELALVADPTVLRGKRFGNAILVASDHPLPIPELTRRAASDPHPARVDHGKPLTDFTGGATPVTDEAAVASPAPPPSVFR, encoded by the coding sequence ATGGGAAAGTCCAGGAACTCGCGGCGGCGGGGTGTGGGTGACGCGGCTGTCGTCGAGGCTGTCGACGGGGGGTTGGCCGAGCTCATACCGGATCGGGATCGCAGCCGGGGCTGGACGTTGCTCATCGACGGGGCGCCGCAGTCGTATGTGGACCTGGACGACCCCGCCCATCTCTCCTTCGAGTACCAGCGGCGGCTCGGCCACGTCGTCGACCTCGTCGCCCCGCCCGGCAGCCCCGTTCACGTCGTGCATCTCGGCGGTGGGGCGCTGACGCTGGCGCGCTATGTCGCGGCCACCCGGCCCCGGTCGACCCAGCAGGTCGTCGAGCGGGACGCCACCCTCGTTCAACTGGTGCGCAGGCAGCTGCCGTTGGAGCCGGGGGCCCGTATCCGGGTGCGGTCCGTGGATGCGCGGGAGGGGCTGGCCAAGGTGCCCGACGGGTGGGCCGACCTGATCGTGGCCGACGTGTACAGCGGGGCCCGCACGCCCGCCCACCTCACCTCGACGGAGTTCCTCGACGAGGTACGCAGGGCGCTCAGGCCGGGTGGCTGGTACGCCGCCAACCTCGCGGACGGCCCGCCGCTGACCCATCTCCGGGGTCAGATCGCCACCGCGTCCGCCCGTTTCGCGGAGCTGGCACTCGTGGCCGACCCGACGGTGCTGCGGGGAAAACGGTTCGGCAACGCAATCCTCGTAGCCTCCGACCACCCCCTCCCGATCCCCGAACTGACCCGCCGAGCCGCCTCCGACCCCCACCCCGCCCGAGTCGACCACGGCAAGCCCCTGACCGACTTCACAGGCGGAGCCACACCGGTGACGGACGAGGCGGCGGTAGCGTCCCCGGCACCCCCACCATCGGTCTTCCGCTGA
- a CDS encoding histidine phosphatase family protein, giving the protein MAPRILLARHGQTAWSLSGRHTGRTDVPLLEEGRRGAKLLGERLHQAPYDGLPGVEVCTSPLARARETCELAGFGERARAWDVLMEWDYGAYEGLTPDEIQSGRPGWLIWRDGVPDGESLAEVTARADEIVAWARAADRDVLVFAHGHILRSIGARWLGLPLDFAARIRLNPTSLSVLGWAYGEPAIESWNDLGHLAG; this is encoded by the coding sequence ATGGCACCGCGCATCCTGCTGGCCAGGCACGGACAGACGGCGTGGTCGCTGTCCGGCAGACACACCGGCAGGACCGACGTCCCTCTGCTCGAGGAGGGCCGCCGCGGCGCCAAACTGCTCGGCGAGCGGCTGCACCAGGCACCGTACGACGGTCTCCCCGGCGTCGAGGTGTGCACCAGCCCCCTGGCACGCGCGCGTGAGACATGCGAACTGGCCGGGTTCGGGGAACGCGCGCGTGCCTGGGACGTGCTCATGGAGTGGGACTACGGCGCGTACGAGGGCCTGACGCCGGACGAGATCCAGTCCGGCCGTCCCGGCTGGCTGATCTGGCGCGACGGGGTGCCCGACGGGGAGAGCCTCGCCGAGGTGACGGCCCGAGCGGACGAGATCGTCGCCTGGGCGCGGGCGGCGGACCGGGATGTGCTGGTCTTCGCCCACGGGCACATCCTGCGGTCCATCGGCGCACGATGGCTGGGCCTGCCGCTCGATTTCGCGGCTCGGATACGGCTCAACCCCACGTCGCTGTCGGTGCTCGGGTGGGCGTACGGCGAGCCGGCGATCGAGAGCTGGAACGACCTGGGGCACCTGGCGGGGTAG
- a CDS encoding carbohydrate ABC transporter permease, which translates to MTTETTKEIPEAAAVPPPGVAPAPKASHGHRRLLTRRDRITLGFMAGLPTILHIALVWVTAFASIALAFTTWDGIGFDSIQWVGLQNFKELFEQNPQFWPAVQHNVIWFVVLIAIPTPLGLFLAVQLDKKIRFSRVYQTAFFLPVVLSMAVIGFVWQLIYNPDTGLINSIIGANEPGKYIDWIGDPDLNLWAILIAASWRHTGYMMILYLAGLKGVDPSLREASALDGANEWQTFKNVIFPTLRPTNTVVLVVTIIEALRAFDLVFVFNKGAEGTELLSILVTNNIIGESSRIGYGSAIAVVLLLISLVVIIPYLVATFRKERRA; encoded by the coding sequence ATGACAACCGAGACCACCAAGGAGATCCCGGAGGCGGCCGCCGTGCCGCCTCCGGGCGTTGCCCCCGCGCCCAAGGCCTCCCACGGCCACCGCCGTCTGCTCACCCGCCGTGACCGGATCACCCTCGGTTTCATGGCGGGTCTGCCGACGATCCTGCACATCGCCCTCGTCTGGGTCACCGCGTTCGCCTCGATCGCGCTGGCCTTCACCACCTGGGACGGCATCGGCTTCGACTCGATCCAGTGGGTCGGGCTGCAGAACTTCAAGGAACTGTTCGAGCAGAACCCGCAGTTCTGGCCCGCCGTCCAGCACAACGTCATCTGGTTCGTCGTGCTGATCGCGATCCCCACGCCGCTCGGCCTGTTCCTGGCCGTGCAGCTGGACAAGAAGATCCGCTTCAGCCGCGTCTACCAGACGGCGTTCTTCCTGCCCGTCGTCCTGTCGATGGCCGTGATCGGCTTCGTCTGGCAGCTGATCTACAACCCCGACACCGGCCTGATCAACAGCATCATCGGGGCCAACGAGCCGGGCAAGTACATCGACTGGATCGGCGACCCGGACCTCAACCTCTGGGCCATCCTCATCGCCGCGTCCTGGCGCCACACCGGCTACATGATGATCCTGTACCTGGCCGGCCTGAAGGGCGTCGACCCCTCCCTGCGGGAGGCGTCCGCACTGGACGGCGCCAACGAGTGGCAGACGTTCAAGAACGTCATCTTCCCCACCCTGCGCCCCACCAACACGGTCGTCCTCGTCGTCACCATCATCGAGGCCCTGCGCGCCTTCGACCTGGTCTTCGTCTTCAACAAGGGCGCCGAGGGCACCGAGCTGCTCTCGATCCTGGTCACCAACAACATCATCGGCGAGTCCAGCCGCATCGGATACGGCTCCGCGATCGCGGTCGTGCTGCTGCTGATCTCCCTCGTCGTGATCATTCCGTACCTGGTGGCCACCTTCCGGAAGGAGCGGCGCGCATGA
- a CDS encoding carbohydrate ABC transporter permease gives MSTTVVPKPRTPVRPARILLHLFLAGASLAWLAPLAWALYSAMRPYAETSEKGYVSWPDTLNFDNFTNAFTQSDMSHYFVNTMIIAVPAVLLTLFLSSMVAFYVSRFDFRLNIALLLVFTAGNLLPQQVIITPLYRLYLLIDLPGITMSGKLYDSALGLVLIHVAFQSGFCAFVLSNYMRSLPHELTEAALVDGASVWRMYWQIVLPLCRPAMAALATLLSIWIYNDFFWALVLISTGENMPITSALNNLTGAYFTDPNLVAAGALLTAIPTLIVYFVLQRQFVSGLTLGANKG, from the coding sequence ATGAGCACCACCGTCGTACCCAAGCCCCGTACGCCCGTCCGCCCCGCCCGGATCCTGCTGCACCTCTTCCTCGCGGGCGCCTCCCTGGCCTGGCTCGCACCGCTTGCGTGGGCGCTGTACTCGGCCATGCGGCCCTACGCGGAGACCAGTGAGAAGGGATACGTGTCCTGGCCGGACACGCTGAACTTCGACAACTTCACCAACGCGTTCACGCAGTCGGACATGAGCCACTACTTCGTCAACACGATGATCATCGCCGTTCCGGCGGTGCTGTTGACGCTGTTCCTGTCGTCGATGGTGGCCTTCTACGTCAGCCGCTTCGACTTCCGCCTCAACATCGCGCTGCTGCTGGTCTTCACGGCCGGCAACCTGCTCCCGCAGCAGGTCATCATCACCCCGCTGTACCGGCTGTACCTGCTGATCGACCTGCCCGGCATCACCATGTCCGGCAAGCTGTACGACTCCGCGCTCGGCCTGGTCCTCATCCATGTCGCGTTCCAGTCCGGCTTCTGCGCCTTCGTGCTCAGCAACTACATGCGCTCGCTGCCGCACGAGCTGACCGAGGCCGCGCTGGTCGACGGCGCCTCGGTGTGGCGCATGTACTGGCAGATCGTGCTGCCGCTGTGCCGTCCGGCGATGGCGGCCCTGGCGACGTTGTTGTCCATCTGGATCTACAACGACTTCTTCTGGGCCCTCGTCCTGATCTCCACCGGCGAGAACATGCCGATCACCTCGGCGCTGAACAACCTCACCGGGGCGTACTTCACCGACCCCAACCTGGTCGCCGCCGGCGCCCTGCTCACCGCGATCCCGACGCTGATCGTGTACTTCGTGCTCCAGCGGCAGTTCGTCAGCGGCCTCACGCTCGGCGCCAACAAGGGCTGA
- a CDS encoding AAA domain-containing protein: MTAQAAFDPGAEAARATDAILADTLHGTHRGVVVDSPPGAGKSTLVVRAALELADAGRPLMVVAQTNAQVDDLVLRLAEKNPELPVGRLHSSDTDPYDKALDDLPQVRKSAKAGDLSGLPVVVSTAAKWAHVKVDEPWRHAIVDEAYQMRSDALLAVAGLFERALFVGDPGQLDPFSIVGSEQWAGLSYDPSGSAVTTLLAHNPELPQHRLPVSWRLPASAAPLVSDAFYPYTPFRSGTDHGDRRLTFAVPSDGSGPDRVIDEAAASGWGLLELPARRTPRTDPEAVRAVATVVRRLLDRGGAATSERSDGPAPLTADRIAVGTAHRDQAAAVRAALGDLGVADVTVDTANRLQGREYDVTVILHPLSGRPDATAFHLETGRLCVLTSRHRHACIVVCRAGVSDLLDEYPSTEPVQLGTVVKFPDGWEANHAVLAHLAERRVGWRP; the protein is encoded by the coding sequence GTGACGGCCCAGGCCGCTTTCGACCCGGGTGCGGAGGCCGCCCGCGCCACCGACGCGATCCTCGCCGACACCCTGCACGGCACCCATCGGGGCGTCGTCGTCGACTCCCCGCCCGGCGCCGGCAAGTCCACGCTCGTCGTCCGTGCGGCGCTGGAACTGGCCGATGCCGGGCGCCCGTTGATGGTCGTCGCGCAGACGAACGCCCAGGTCGACGACCTGGTGCTGAGGCTCGCCGAGAAGAACCCCGAGCTGCCGGTCGGCCGGCTGCACAGCAGCGACACCGACCCGTACGACAAGGCGCTGGACGACCTGCCGCAGGTACGGAAGTCCGCGAAGGCCGGCGACCTGTCCGGCCTCCCGGTCGTGGTCTCGACGGCCGCCAAGTGGGCGCACGTCAAGGTCGACGAGCCATGGCGGCACGCGATCGTCGACGAGGCGTACCAGATGCGCTCGGACGCGCTGCTCGCCGTGGCCGGGCTGTTCGAGCGGGCGCTGTTCGTGGGCGACCCCGGGCAGCTGGACCCGTTCTCGATCGTGGGCAGCGAGCAGTGGGCGGGCCTGTCGTACGACCCGTCCGGCTCCGCCGTGACCACCCTGCTCGCCCACAACCCCGAGCTGCCGCAGCACCGCCTCCCGGTGTCCTGGCGGCTCCCGGCGTCCGCGGCGCCCCTGGTGTCGGACGCCTTCTACCCGTACACGCCGTTCCGCAGCGGTACGGACCACGGCGACCGGCGGCTGACCTTCGCGGTCCCCTCGGACGGCTCCGGCCCCGACCGGGTGATCGACGAGGCGGCCGCATCCGGCTGGGGCCTGCTGGAACTGCCCGCCCGGCGCACCCCGCGCACCGATCCGGAGGCGGTACGGGCCGTCGCTACGGTCGTACGGCGCCTGCTGGACCGGGGCGGTGCGGCCACGTCGGAACGGTCGGACGGCCCGGCGCCCCTGACCGCCGACCGGATCGCGGTCGGCACGGCACACCGGGACCAGGCGGCGGCGGTGCGGGCAGCACTCGGCGATCTGGGCGTCGCCGACGTCACGGTCGACACCGCGAACCGACTCCAGGGCCGGGAGTACGACGTCACAGTGATCCTCCACCCCCTGTCCGGCCGCCCCGACGCGACCGCCTTCCACCTGGAGACCGGACGGCTCTGCGTCCTCACCTCCCGCCACCGGCACGCCTGCATCGTGGTCTGCCGGGCCGGCGTGAGCGACCTGCTGGACGAATATCCGTCGACCGAGCCGGTGCAGCTGGGGACGGTCGTGAAGTTTCCTGACGGCTGGGAGGCGAACCACGCGGTGCTGGCGCATCTGGCGGAGCGGCGGGTGGGGTGGCGGCCGTGA
- a CDS encoding response regulator transcription factor, protein MASVLVVEDDQFVRSALIRHLTDAAHTVRSVGTALEALREVAHFRFDVVILDLGLPDLDGSEALKMLRGITDVPVIIATARDDETEIVRLLNAGADDYLTKPFSVDHLSARMAAVLRRSRAAAGEAPPDTVIRVGGLTVDPLRRQAELDGVRLDLTRREFDLLAFLAGRPGVVVPRKELLAEVWQQSYGDDQTIDVHLSWLRRKLGETAARPRYLHTLRGVGVKLEPPGVEP, encoded by the coding sequence ATGGCAAGTGTGCTCGTGGTCGAGGACGACCAGTTCGTACGCTCGGCCCTCATCCGGCATCTGACCGATGCCGCGCACACCGTGCGCAGCGTCGGCACCGCCCTCGAGGCGCTGCGCGAGGTCGCCCATTTCCGCTTCGACGTGGTCATTCTCGACCTCGGTCTGCCCGATCTGGACGGGTCCGAGGCGCTGAAGATGCTGCGCGGCATCACCGATGTCCCGGTGATCATCGCCACCGCGCGGGACGACGAGACGGAGATCGTCCGGCTGCTGAACGCGGGCGCGGACGACTACCTGACCAAGCCGTTCTCGGTCGACCATCTCTCCGCCCGGATGGCCGCGGTGCTACGGCGGTCCCGTGCGGCGGCGGGAGAGGCGCCCCCGGACACCGTGATCCGTGTCGGCGGGCTGACCGTGGATCCGCTGCGCCGCCAGGCCGAGCTGGACGGCGTACGCCTCGACCTGACCCGGCGCGAGTTCGACCTGCTCGCCTTTCTGGCCGGGCGGCCCGGTGTCGTCGTCCCGCGCAAGGAGCTGCTCGCCGAGGTGTGGCAGCAGTCGTACGGCGACGACCAGACCATCGACGTCCATCTGTCGTGGCTGCGCCGGAAGCTGGGGGAGACGGCGGCGCGACCGCGTTATCTGCACACCCTGCGCGGGGTCGGCGTGAAGCTGGAGCCACCAGGGGTAGAGCCATGA
- a CDS encoding HAMP domain-containing sensor histidine kinase produces the protein MRWALVKVSLAVTAMVVVAFAVPLGLVIKEMARDRAFSNAEREAAAVAPALSITTDRDQLERVVASAGSDAGMAVHIPASDGAAAVGLGKQRAADEDIATVRKLGRASTTEVPGGSTLLQPVALSSGEIAVVEVYVPESEVTNGVDTAWAVLAAVGAALIVGSVAVADRLGVRMVQPAQRLVEGAHELGEGKLGSRVPEEGPTELRLAAVAFNSMADQVVQLLANERELAADLSHRLRTPLTVLRLNAASLGDGPAAEQTRAAVAQLEREVDTIIQTAREAKPQTAAPGAGAGCDAAEVVRERMGFWSALAEDEGRKVRVAGVDRPVRIPVARADLAAALDALLGNVFRHTPEGTAFAVDVHNGEDAVIVLVSDAGPGIIDPEAAMARGRGSGSAGSTGLGLDIVRRLAESTGGDVRIGSSVLGGTEVRIWIQLDGRTPERRGHRGRTVRRRRRSASVK, from the coding sequence ATGAGGTGGGCGCTGGTCAAGGTCTCGCTGGCGGTCACCGCCATGGTCGTGGTCGCCTTCGCGGTGCCGCTGGGCCTCGTCATCAAGGAGATGGCCCGGGACCGCGCGTTCTCCAACGCCGAGCGGGAGGCCGCGGCCGTCGCCCCGGCGCTGTCCATCACCACCGACCGCGACCAGCTCGAGCGCGTCGTCGCCTCCGCGGGATCGGACGCCGGGATGGCCGTGCACATACCGGCCTCCGACGGTGCCGCCGCCGTCGGCCTGGGCAAGCAGCGCGCCGCCGACGAGGACATCGCGACCGTGCGGAAGCTGGGCCGCGCCTCCACCACCGAGGTGCCCGGCGGGTCCACGCTGCTGCAACCGGTCGCGCTGAGCTCCGGTGAGATCGCCGTGGTCGAGGTGTACGTCCCCGAGTCCGAGGTGACGAACGGCGTCGACACCGCGTGGGCCGTGCTGGCCGCGGTGGGCGCCGCGCTCATCGTCGGTTCGGTCGCGGTCGCCGACCGGCTGGGGGTACGGATGGTGCAGCCCGCGCAGCGGCTGGTCGAGGGCGCGCATGAACTGGGGGAGGGGAAGCTGGGTTCCCGGGTGCCGGAGGAGGGGCCGACCGAACTGCGGCTGGCGGCGGTCGCGTTCAACTCCATGGCCGATCAGGTCGTACAACTGCTGGCGAACGAACGGGAGTTGGCGGCCGATCTGTCCCACCGGCTGCGTACGCCGCTGACCGTGCTCCGGCTCAACGCCGCCTCGCTCGGGGACGGGCCCGCCGCCGAGCAGACGCGGGCCGCCGTCGCGCAGCTGGAGCGGGAGGTCGACACCATCATCCAGACGGCGCGGGAGGCCAAGCCGCAGACGGCGGCGCCCGGTGCCGGGGCCGGGTGCGACGCGGCCGAGGTGGTGCGGGAGCGGATGGGGTTCTGGTCGGCGCTCGCCGAGGACGAGGGGCGCAAGGTGCGGGTGGCCGGGGTCGACCGGCCGGTGCGGATACCCGTGGCCCGGGCGGATCTGGCGGCCGCGCTGGACGCCCTGCTCGGCAATGTCTTCCGGCACACCCCCGAGGGCACGGCCTTCGCGGTCGACGTGCACAACGGCGAGGACGCGGTGATCGTGCTCGTCTCCGACGCGGGCCCCGGCATCATCGACCCCGAGGCCGCGATGGCCCGCGGGCGCGGCTCGGGGAGCGCCGGCTCGACCGGCCTCGGGCTGGACATCGTGCGGCGCCTCGCCGAGTCGACCGGCGGCGACGTACGCATCGGCTCCTCGGTGCTCGGCGGCACGGAGGTCCGGATCTGGATCCAGCTGGACGGGCGGACACCGGAGCGCAGAGGGCATCGGGGGAGGACGGTACGGCGGCGGAGACGGTCGGCTTCCGTGAAGTGA
- a CDS encoding ABC transporter substrate-binding protein gives MHDLSPSGLALPAPSRRTLLRGIGGAAVLGAGIPLLSACGGSGTAADPKTVSLGSKASDPVPKKAFADIYAAYKKKSGITVDVNTKDSNTFQEQINSYLQGTPDDVFTWFAGYRMQFFAAKGLATPIDDVWQTIGANFPEAMQKLSKGEDGKYYFVPLYTYPWAVFYRKSVFAQYGYEVPTTWDDFVALCKQMQKDKLVPMAFGDKDAWPALGTFDQINFRQNGYDFHVELMAGKASWTDAKVRKVFDLWAEILPYHQEGAVGRTWQDAAQTLASKKAGMYILGTFVAQQFTDKAALDDLDFFAFPEIDPAYGQDTVEAPTDGFMMSKSPKNKAEAVKLLEYLGTPDAEDIYLKSDPSVVHASSKADTSSYTAIQKKAYDMISGAKSLTQFMDRDSRPDFTSTVMQPALQKFIRDPKGVDSLLSSIERQKKTIFAQS, from the coding sequence ATGCACGATCTCTCCCCCTCGGGCCTCGCCCTCCCCGCGCCCAGCCGTCGCACCCTGCTGCGCGGCATAGGCGGCGCGGCCGTGCTCGGTGCCGGCATACCCCTGCTCAGCGCGTGCGGCGGCAGCGGTACGGCCGCCGATCCGAAGACGGTCTCGCTGGGCTCGAAGGCGTCGGACCCGGTGCCGAAGAAGGCGTTCGCCGACATCTACGCGGCCTACAAGAAGAAGTCCGGCATCACGGTCGACGTGAACACCAAGGACTCCAACACCTTCCAGGAGCAGATCAACTCCTACCTCCAGGGCACGCCGGACGACGTGTTCACCTGGTTCGCCGGGTACCGGATGCAGTTCTTCGCGGCCAAGGGCCTCGCCACCCCGATCGACGACGTGTGGCAGACCATCGGGGCCAACTTCCCCGAGGCGATGCAGAAGCTCAGCAAGGGTGAGGACGGCAAGTACTACTTCGTGCCGCTGTACACGTACCCCTGGGCGGTCTTCTACCGGAAGAGCGTCTTCGCGCAGTACGGCTACGAAGTCCCCACCACCTGGGACGACTTCGTGGCGCTGTGCAAGCAGATGCAGAAGGACAAGCTGGTCCCGATGGCCTTCGGCGACAAGGACGCCTGGCCCGCGCTCGGCACCTTCGACCAGATCAACTTCCGCCAGAACGGCTACGACTTCCATGTCGAGCTGATGGCGGGCAAGGCGTCCTGGACCGACGCCAAGGTGCGCAAGGTCTTCGACCTGTGGGCCGAGATCCTCCCCTACCACCAGGAAGGCGCCGTCGGTCGCACCTGGCAGGACGCCGCCCAGACCCTGGCCTCCAAGAAGGCCGGCATGTACATCCTGGGCACCTTCGTGGCGCAGCAGTTCACCGACAAGGCCGCCCTCGACGACCTCGACTTCTTCGCCTTCCCGGAGATCGACCCGGCGTACGGGCAGGACACCGTCGAGGCGCCGACCGACGGCTTCATGATGAGCAAGAGCCCGAAGAACAAGGCCGAGGCCGTCAAGCTCCTCGAGTACCTGGGCACCCCGGACGCCGAGGACATCTACCTCAAGTCCGACCCGAGCGTGGTCCACGCCTCCAGCAAGGCCGACACGTCGTCGTACACCGCCATCCAGAAGAAGGCGTACGACATGATCTCCGGCGCCAAGTCCCTGACGCAGTTCATGGACCGCGACAGCCGCCCGGACTTCACCTCGACCGTGATGCAGCCCGCGCTGCAGAAGTTCATCCGTGACCCCAAGGGCGTCGACAGCCTGCTGTCCTCGATCGAGCGCCAGAAGAAGACGATCTTCGCCCAGTCATGA
- a CDS encoding glycoside hydrolase family 18 protein, whose translation MSSTHRRRISGRNKVIGGLVAAAVAGGGAILFTGTAQAAGVGAAYTKTSDWSTGYTAQYVVTNNSGEAKSDWALEFGLPSGSKLSSLWNAESSVSGQRVTVKPPSWDKDGLAAGESVTVGFVVNGTGAPTGCLVDGAKCSADDGATPEPSGRPTQTSTPTQSPTPTAKPTQTATPTPTASPSQSTGTGTTAGSGFAPYVDTSLYPAFDLVGTAEATGVKDYNLAFITDGGGCTPKWGGVSDLASDAVAAQIGDLRAKGGDVRVSFGGAAGSELATTCSSADALAAAYGKVVDAYKLTKVDFDVEGGALPDKAANTRRAQAIAKLQQAHPDLDVSFTLPVMPEGLTQPGVDLLSDAKQNGVDINTVNIMAMDYGPAYSDDMGTYAEQAATATQAQVKSVLGLSDSAAWKTVAVTPMIGVNDVVTEIFKVDDATQLVNFAKSKGLGWLSMWSATRDKQCPGGAKPAADATCSSIVQDEHAFSKAFAAYQ comes from the coding sequence ATGAGCAGCACGCACCGGCGCAGGATCAGTGGCAGGAACAAGGTGATCGGCGGCCTGGTCGCGGCGGCCGTGGCCGGCGGTGGCGCGATCCTGTTCACCGGGACCGCGCAGGCGGCCGGTGTCGGCGCTGCCTACACCAAGACCAGTGACTGGTCGACGGGCTACACCGCGCAGTACGTGGTCACGAACAACAGCGGCGAGGCGAAGAGCGACTGGGCGCTGGAGTTCGGCCTGCCGTCCGGCAGCAAGCTCAGCTCCCTCTGGAACGCGGAGTCGAGCGTGAGCGGTCAGCGCGTCACCGTGAAGCCGCCGTCCTGGGACAAGGACGGCCTCGCGGCCGGCGAGTCCGTCACCGTCGGCTTCGTCGTCAACGGCACCGGCGCCCCGACCGGCTGCCTCGTGGACGGCGCGAAGTGCTCCGCGGACGACGGCGCCACGCCGGAGCCGAGCGGACGCCCGACGCAGACCTCAACCCCCACCCAGAGCCCGACCCCGACGGCCAAGCCCACCCAGACCGCCACCCCCACCCCTACAGCCTCTCCCTCGCAGAGCACGGGCACCGGCACCACCGCCGGCTCCGGTTTCGCCCCGTACGTCGACACCTCCCTCTACCCGGCTTTCGACCTGGTCGGCACCGCCGAGGCCACCGGCGTGAAGGACTACAACCTCGCCTTCATCACCGACGGCGGCGGCTGCACCCCCAAGTGGGGCGGCGTGAGCGACCTGGCGAGTGACGCGGTGGCCGCGCAGATCGGTGACCTGCGGGCCAAGGGCGGCGACGTCCGGGTCTCCTTCGGCGGCGCGGCGGGCTCCGAGCTGGCCACGACCTGCTCGTCGGCGGACGCGCTGGCGGCGGCGTACGGCAAGGTCGTGGACGCGTACAAGCTCACCAAGGTCGACTTCGACGTGGAGGGCGGCGCGCTGCCGGACAAGGCGGCGAACACGCGTCGCGCCCAGGCCATCGCCAAGCTCCAGCAGGCCCACCCCGACCTGGACGTCTCCTTCACCCTCCCGGTGATGCCCGAGGGCCTGACCCAGCCGGGTGTCGACCTCCTGTCCGACGCCAAGCAGAACGGCGTCGACATCAACACGGTCAACATCATGGCGATGGACTACGGCCCGGCGTACAGCGACGACATGGGTACCTACGCCGAGCAGGCCGCCACCGCCACCCAGGCCCAGGTCAAGAGCGTCCTCGGGCTCTCCGACAGCGCGGCCTGGAAGACGGTCGCCGTCACCCCGATGATCGGCGTCAACGACGTCGTGACCGAGATCTTCAAGGTCGACGACGCCACCCAGCTGGTGAACTTCGCCAAGTCCAAGGGCCTCGGCTGGCTGTCGATGTGGTCCGCGACCCGCGACAAGCAGTGCCCGGGCGGCGCCAAGCCCGCCGCTGACGCGACGTGCAGCTCGATCGTCCAGGACGAGCACGCGTTCTCGAAGGCGTTCGCCGCGTACCAGTAG